The nucleotide window GAAATTATGAGAGAAATGAGACACCGTGCAAATATTGATGACTGGAGCCAGGTTGAGTATCTCATGGAACAAGCACGAATCCACACCGAAAGTGTTTCGCCCATTATTAATGAAGAGCTGGAAAGGCTGCGGCTTTATTGTAGAAAGAAGCTGCTATGATAGTTAGGCAAATGAGAAAATAATTTACGAAAAAAAACGCAGTAATAGTAGAAACTATTACTGCGTTTTTTGGATTATGTATTTGTTGATAATTGAGGTACCCCCATTTCTTTCGCATTTATCTGAAATTCCACCTTACCCCTGCACTGAGGTAAAAGTTGGTGGCAAGCCGGTGGGATGGTTCGTCGGAAAATATGGAAGACAGTTTTTTCTCACGAAACTGTACACTGTTGGCGAGAACGCTGCCTCCGGCTATATTGACATCAATTTTAGGGGTGACATGGAAGGTGTTTTCCAGTCCGATGGTGATCTCTGAATAGCCCAGTTGTCTTTTATTGTCAGGATGTTTTTCTACATCAAAGGCGGCGCCTGAAAGCCGCAGGGCAAGGGCCAGATCATCGTATTTGCTGAGTGTGCTGCTGACACTTATTTTTTCAGGGATGTTTACTTCAACTTTGAATCGGCCATTGGTTTTCCATGATACCAGAAACGCTGGCAGCACCATCGGTGCACCGAAGCTGTTGGTGAGTACTGCGCCAATACCCAGGCTGAATCTGGGGTTGTAGCGTTTGATAAAAATCACACCGCCATTGATCACCACATCTTCGTAGTCTATTTTTTCCATATCAGTGAACACACCTGCAGATACCATAGCCATGAGGCTCCATTTGCTGTTGATGGTACGGTTGTGTAGCAGGCTTATTTGTGTTCCCAGCAGTTCATCAGGGAATATCTGTTTTTCATAATCCTTATTGGTAAACTTGGTATAAGTGCCGAATGCTCCGAGGCTCCAGGTGCGTACTTTACCGGTGATAGTGTCTACATGGGAGGATAACAAAAACGCAGCGCCCAGGCTGATACGCCGTTGTGAAGTGGTGGCCGGCATTTTCAGGGAGTCTTCCGGCCGGATATAATGGCTGGCAGGCAGGTAATCGACATTAATGGCTACACCAGGGCCGGTGAGTTTGCTGGCGCCGAGTTGTGCTTTTACGGCGCCAGCCATTAACAAAAGTCCTGGCAATAGCCAGGCAGTGCGCTTGTGACGAGCGCGGGATCGGTGTATCATATCGAAACTTTTATAGGTGTTTCGATATCGACACGCTGCTGTTACTTTACCCCTATCTGACTACAGGAAATTTTTAAAAGAGGTTCCACCTCAAACTTTAAAACAGCAGTATCGTCTGTGAAAACGGGCACACCTTCGGGGTTGATACTGTCTGCTACCGCTTCATAGGCTTTATCGTCCATCAGGTGGAACACCACCGGACGGGTACTTATCGCACCTTCACTTATAAAAGTATATTGTGCATAGATAAAGTTGTTGTGGATTTTTCCGGCGATGGTGCCTGTATTTTTATCTTTCTCAAAATGATTGTAGGTAAGCTGTCCGGATATGACGGTATCCTGAATATGCAGCTGCAACTGGATGGTATCTCTGCCGATGGCTTTCTGATAACAGAGATCTCCGGTGATGACACCAGCGGTTTTTAAACTGTCGGTATTTTTATTAGCTTGGTTGCCGGATTGGCTACAGGATACGAGTGCGCCAACAGCAAGAAACGATAGGATTTGTAGTGTTTTCATATCCTGAAAGTAGTTAAAATGATGAAACTGAACAAACACCGCAAGATGAAGTATACCCTGTATTTGTTTACCGCGTTTTTATTTTTTTCTAAGGAGATGTGGGCCTTTTCCCGCGATACTACAGTGACCGGTTGTCGGCGCTGTATCGCGCTGGCAGAGCAGGAGGAGCACCGTATTGCCATTGCGGATGTAAGCGCCGGCAAAATTATCTGGGAATGGAGGCCGGCTCTATGCGGCGTAAAACCGGAACATGTGAAATGGTTCAACAACCCCAGTGAGGCAAAGCCTGTACTCAACGGCCGTTATATCCTGATGGCGGCTTCCGGCGGAGGGGTGGCACTGATCCGTATCGCTGATAAAAAAACGGTGTTTTATGCTTATGCCGGTGGTAATACGCATTCTGCGGCGCTGCTGCCGGATGGTAATATCGTCAGCGCTTCCAGCACCGGTAATTTCCTGATGATTTTCAGGGCAGATACCACCGGGTATAATGCCAACGCATATACGAAAAAGATACCGGTAGCCTTCGGACATAATGTAGTATGGGATGCTGCGGGCCAGCGCCTGTGGACAGCCGCCATGGACTCCATGAAGGTATACCATTACAATTTCAACCGGGATACCCCCGACCTGCTCGCAGATACCAGTTTCCGCCTGCCAGGTACCGAAGCCCACGACCTGTACCAGGTATATGGCGAAAACAGTTTATGGCTCACCAACCTCACCCATGTGTACCGGTTTGATGTTGGTACCAGGCAAGTATCTCCCGGTGGAACGATACAGCAGAATATTAAAAGCGTTTCTTCCGGTCCGGCTGGCTTTCCGGTGATCCTCTGCAAGCCTAAGGAGTCCTGGTGGACCGACGAAGTGATAGATGCAAAAGGGCAACGTGTGTTTATGCAGCCCGGGCTGAGGATATACAAGGCCCGCTGGGTGTTGCCGGATTCTTTCAGCGAGTCAAAAACCCGGATACCGGGCCAAATTTAATTTTCGTACTTTTGCCCGCACATGCAAAAAGGAACATATTCATTAGAAGATATTCTTTCTAATCTCAAGATCAAAACGCTCAATGACATGCAGGAAGCGTCTGTTGCGGCCAACCGTCAGCATTCCGATGTCATTCTGCTCTCTGCTACCGGCTCTGGTAAAACGCTGGCTTTCCTCCTGCCCGTCCTCGAACGGCTCGACCCTGCCAACAAAAAGACACAGGCCATGATCGTGGCGCCTTCCCGTGAACTGGCCCTTCAGATAGAAAAGGTGTTCAAACTCATGGGGACCGGTTACAAGATCACCGCCACTTATGGCGGACACCTCCGTGAAACGGAGGAGAACAACCTGGTTCAGCCGCCTGCCGTAATCGTAGGCACACCGGGCCGTATCTGTGATCATATCCGCAGAGGCAATATCACTACCGATACCATCGAAACACTGGTTCTCGACGAATTCGATAAATCGCTGGAGCTGGGTTTCCAGGAAGAAGTGTCTTTTATCATTTCCTCCCTGCCTGGTGTGAAAAAGCGTATCCTCACCTCCGCCACCGAAGCGGTAGATATCCCGGATTTTGTAAACCTGGACAATCCGCAGAAACTCGATTTCCTGCCGGAAGATGGAACACCACAGGCCCGTCTGGCTTACCAGCAGGTACTGTCGCCTGAAAATGACAAGGTAGACACCCTGTTCCGCCTGATCTGCCACCTGGGCAACCGCTCTACTATCGTGTTCTGTAACCACCGTGACGCGGTGGAACGCACCAGCACCATGCTGTCTGAGAAAGGTATCCTGAACGAGTTCTACCACGGCGCCATGGAACAGCGCGAGCGTGACAGCGCCCTCTGCAAATTCCGTAATGGCACTGTCAACGTACTGGTGACCACCGACCTGGCCGCCCGCGGATTGGATATTCCCAATATCCGCTATATCGTACACTTCCATCTGCCACATACGGAAGACAGCTGGACACACCGCAATGGCCGTACCGCCAGAATGGAAGCCAGTGGCACCGCTATCGTCATCCTCGCACCAGATGAAAAACTGATGCCGTACATTACCGAAACAGTGGACAGCATCCAGCTGCCGGAAAAAGCAGTCCTGCCGGAAAAACCAAAATGGACAACCCTGTTCATCGCCGCAGGTAAAAAGGATAAAGTCAATAAAATCGATATCGTCGGTTTCCTCACCCAAAAAGGAATGCTTAAAAAAGAAGATGTAGGGCTGATAGAAGTGAAAGATTTCTTCTCTTTCGTAGCTATCGTGAAGTCAAAGGCATCCAATACTTTGCACCTCATCAAAGATGAGCGGATAAAGAATAAAAAGGTGAAAATAGATGTAGCGAAGTAAATACAGTTATAGCAAAGGCCGGAATCACTTCCGGCCTTTTTGCTGGTATATTATTCGTATCGTTGCGTTACCTCAATCAATCCCACAATATTTTCATTGAAGGCTTCCAGCTCTTCTGCCGGTATCCATAGTTCATCATGGATGATGCCGCCCACATTCTGCACAGGATAGGCCTGCAGAAATTCTGTGTTTACTTCAAACCGGGTAACATATCCTTTCCCATAAGCCGGTACATTCCATTGGGTGGATATTTGAATGGCATATTCTTCATTCATGACAGGGTAGAAGATGGGTTGGTCGGGCAGACGGGGAGGAAATTTTTTCCAGCCGGATTGTTCGATTAATACCAGTTCAGCGGGGCCTACAGGGCGGTATAAAGTCGTTGTCATTTTTTTAAGGATTGCAGGGTTCTTGCAAAAGTTATCTTCATTTTTTCTTCACTCAGTTGGAATGGTTTTCCGGCCAGGGCTGCATTATGCAGGTGGAAGTTGACCAGTATGTAAAATGGTCCGTAGGCCAGCGCCCAGTATACTTCTTCAGGCAGGTCGGCAATTTGTTGTTTCCGGACTGCGTTGGCGACAAACTGCTGCATGGTGCTGCGGAAAACATCTTCTTTGATGTCAGGATGATGGATCAGCGGGGAGTTACGGAACTGTTCCGAAAAATGATAATACAGCGGATACTGCTGAATATAACGATAACGGTTCGTCCACTGCAGCCATAGTCCGGCTTCGAAGTCCATATTGGGGTCAAAGTTGTGCAGGGTTTCTTTGGCAAACAGCGCTGATACAGCGATATACAGCTGATTAAGCAGGTCTTCCCTGTTTTTGAAATAGACGTATATGGTGGAGACAGAGATGTTGGCTGCTTTGGCCAGCTTGTGCATACTGAGGCCATCGAAACCTTCCCTGACGATCATTTCGATGGCCTTTTCCTGTATGGTAATTAGTTTGTTCTCATCTTTTACGCGCATGGTCCAAAGATAAACGAATAACTATTCGTTTAATCAGGATTGGCGGAGAAAATTGAGACTGCTGCCGGGTTCCACTTCATAAGGTGTTTTACCGGCTTCGAAGATGCGGGCGCTTACTTTTCCTTCCAGGGTGATGGCATCACCTTTAACATGTATCCAGCCGCCTTCACGCAGGCCCAGCACAGGTGTGGTGTATTGGGTATGGAATTCGCGGATGCGTGTCTCTCTGGTTTCTCCCATATGCGGCAGGTCGGGGATAGGGTCCAGGTAGTGCGGATTCAGGTTAAAGGGCACCAGTCCCATAGTCTGAAATCCGGGAGGATAAACGATGGGCATGTCGTTGGTATTTTGCATGGAAACACCACCGATGTTGCTGCCGGCGCTGCATCCCATATAAGGACGGCCTTCTTCTACGGCTGTTTTTAATTTGTCCATCAATCCGCGCTCCAGCAGCTCCTTTACCAGCAGGAAGGTATTGCCTCCTCCGGTGAAAAAGCCCTGTGCTTCCCGGATGGCGGCTGCGGGGTCGGCAAAGGTATGCAGGCCTTTTACTTTTATCTGCAGCGGCTCAAATGCAGCAGCGGCTTTAGCAGTGTATTCATCATGGGAAATCCCACCCGGACGGGCAAACGGTACAAAAATGATCTCGCTGACGCCGGCAAACAGCGTCTTCATCACAGGCTGCAAATAAGCCAGGTAACTTTCGCCATAAAGGGTGGAAGTGCTGGCCAGTACAATATGTTTCATATATTGGTGTATTTCTCTGGCCGCCAAAATTAACCCTTCCGGAGAATAAATACTATCAAAACATATCACGGCGGGATTAACATTCGCACATTTCTTCTTTTCCCTAATTATCACGATATTTAAAAATACTATTCACTTAACCACTATATACGTTATGGAAATCAATTTCAGGGCACTCCCCGCCCTTATGATCTCAGGTGCTGCAGTCCTGGCATCCTGTAACAACACCGCTGCCCCCAAAGAAACCAAAGACGATACTGTCGATTCTACCAGTATTACCGCTACGACGGGGCATAGCTATGGCCAGACAGACGGGCAGGAAGTATTGCAGTATACACTGCACAATGGTGTGGGCACAGAGGTGAAGATCCTCAACTACGGAGGTATCATTACCGATATCATCACAGCAGATAAACAGGGCCGGAAAGGTAATGTGGTGCTGTCTTATGATTCCCTGAGCGGCTACCAGCAAAAAGGACAGCCTTATTTCGGTGCACTGATCGGCCGTTATGCCAATCGTATCGCCAACGCCAGATTTAAACTCGACGGTAAAGACTACACGCTCGCCCCTAACGATCACGGCAACACGCTCCACGGCGGTATGAAAGGATTTGATAAAGTGATATGGGCCGCCTCCCAGGTCGGCGACAGCAGCCTGCAACTGGAATATATCAGTAAAGACGGAGAAGAAGGTTATCCCGGCAATCTCAAGGCTACTGTGGTATACACCCTCACTCCCGACAATGCCCTGAAAATCAGCTATAGCGCTACCGCCGATAAACCAACGCCGGTAAATCTTACCAACCACACCTATTTCAATCTGTCGGCCGGTAAAGACAGCAACATCCTCAACCAGGAACTGGAGCTGAAAGCCAGCCGCTATACACCGGTGAATGATAAACTGATCCCATCAGGCCAGCTGCAGCCGGTGAAAGGCACCGTAATGGACTTCACCACCCCGAAAAAAGTAGGGAAAGATATTGCAGCCGTGAAAGGTGGTTATGATCACAACTACGTGTTGGATAAAACATCCAAAGATCTCGAAACAGTGGCTTCCCTCTATGATCCGGCCAGCGGCCGTTATATGGAAATGGCTACTACAGAACCAGGTGTTCAGTTCTATTCCGGCAACTTCCTCGATGGTACCCTTGCAAACACCCGCAACGGACAGAAATATGTGCAGCATGCCGGCCTTTGCCTGGAAGCACAACATTTCCCTGATTCCCCCAATCAGTCCGACTTCCCGAATGTAATACTCAAACCGGGAGAAACATATACTCAAACAACGGTCTATAGATTCTCCACCAAATAAAGCTAAAAGGGCTGACCAGTTACCGGTCAGCCCTTTTGATGTTTAGTAGTTAGGGTTCTGTATTAAAATACCCTTGCTCTTGTCTATCTCCTGTTGTGGCATCGGGAAATAATAATGCTTAGGTTTGATAAACTTCCGCGGGGCGCCGCCTCTGCTCATCACCGTACCATCATAAGCCAGTTTGGGCTGATTGTTGATTGCAACAATGTCTATCAGTTTGGCTTTGTCCCAGCGCAGCAGGTCCTGCTGCCTTTCATTTTCTCCACACAATTCCACCCTGCGTTCATGCATCAGCTCTTTCATGCCGGCATTGTTTACAGGAGGCAATGCAGCAGATGCACGGGTTCTTACGGCCTGTATCTCCGCATCGCCGGCACCGGGACCGTTTAACCTGATTTTGGCTTCGGCAACCAGCAGATAGATGTCTGCACTCCGCATCAATGGTGTTTTCAGTGAGTAGTTAAGACCTCCGGAAGGTTTCCAGCTACAGAATTTTTTGTAATGATAACCCGACCAGGACAGGTCCGGCGTAGCAATCTCAATACCCGTGCCTACATTCACCTTGTCACCGGGTGCCATGATACAGATCTCTTTGCGTGGGTCACCAGCCTCAAACTCATCCACCAGTCCTTTGGTAGGATAAAAGAAACTCCATCCGTTCCATTTGCGGGGCGCGTGATAAGTGATAAAATCAGAGTAGCCGTTTCCGTCAACGGTTTGTACTGCCAGCAGCATTTCGGAATTATTGCCGGTAGCCGGACTGAAATTATCGCTGTAACGTGGTGCCAGCGCGTAGTTGGGATTGCTGATCACTTTGCTGCCGTAGAGGATGGCCTTGTCCAGTTTGCCCCATTCCATATACAGCTTACAAAGCAGGCCCCAGGCTGTTCCTTTGCTTACGCGACCTTTGTCGGTTTCGCTATAACTTTCGGGAAGCTCATCGGCGGCCGCCAGCAGATCGGCTTCTATCTGTTGCCGCAGCTGGTCTGAACTGACCTTGGGTTTGTTGTAGTTGACTTTCTCCACATCGTCTTCTGTGATAACAGGTGCTTCTCCATAGATCAGAAGGAGCCGCCAGTAAGCGAAAGCGCGGAGAAAGCGGGCTTCTCCCAAACAACGTGCTTTGATCACCGGATCTATGTTGGTCATCTTCGGAATATTGATCAGTGCATTGTTGGCGCGGTTGATGGTTTCATATTTCCATCTCCATCCTGCCTTCACGGTAGGGGTGGAGGCATCGTAGGTGAAGGCTTCTATGGCATCGTCGTAGTCATGGTCTCCGCCACGGACCTGGTCATCTGAACTGTTGTCAAAAACAAATTCATTAAAACCGGTATAGTCTTCTTCCAGCAGTATGTTGTAAATACCGGTGATGCCGTCTACGGCCTGGTCCTGGTTACGCCAGTAGTTGCCAGTGGTAAAGTTGCCCTGCGGTTGTACGTCCAGTACATTTTTGCAGGCGCACAGGAGGGAGGTGGTGATGATGCCGATGGAGAGTATATGTTTGATAGGTTGCATAGTGGTCTGTTTTAAAAGTTGAGCGTAGCACCAAAAGTGAAACTTCTGGCTTGAGGATAGGCGGCCACATCAACACCCCGCTGGCGGTTGCCGTCTTTGGTGTTGTCGTTGTAGCCCAGCTGAGGGGTAAGGCCGGAGTAGGAGGTGAGGATAAAAAGGTTTTGTGCGGCCACATACACCCTGATGTCTGAGATGCCGCTATGACCCCATACTTTCGCCGGAATCGTATAGCCGAGGGCGATATTGCGCAGGGAGAAGTAGTCACCTTTTTCCACGAAGCGGTCCGAAGTACGGTTGTTGCTATTATCGCTGCTGAGAGACATGCGGGGCACGCTATTGCTGGTGCCGGGGCCATGCCAGCGGTTGAGAGCTTCTGCGTACATGTTGTAGGAATAGGTGGGGTCCATGCCCTGCATTTTATCGGCGTTATACAGTTTTACGCCGCCTACCCCTGCGAAGGAAA belongs to Chitinophaga sp. HK235 and includes:
- a CDS encoding DUF6268 family outer membrane beta-barrel protein, which produces MIHRSRARHKRTAWLLPGLLLMAGAVKAQLGASKLTGPGVAINVDYLPASHYIRPEDSLKMPATTSQRRISLGAAFLLSSHVDTITGKVRTWSLGAFGTYTKFTNKDYEKQIFPDELLGTQISLLHNRTINSKWSLMAMVSAGVFTDMEKIDYEDVVINGGVIFIKRYNPRFSLGIGAVLTNSFGAPMVLPAFLVSWKTNGRFKVEVNIPEKISVSSTLSKYDDLALALRLSGAAFDVEKHPDNKRQLGYSEITIGLENTFHVTPKIDVNIAGGSVLANSVQFREKKLSSIFSDEPSHRLATNFYLSAGVRWNFR
- a CDS encoding DUF6528 family protein; this translates as MMKLNKHRKMKYTLYLFTAFLFFSKEMWAFSRDTTVTGCRRCIALAEQEEHRIAIADVSAGKIIWEWRPALCGVKPEHVKWFNNPSEAKPVLNGRYILMAASGGGVALIRIADKKTVFYAYAGGNTHSAALLPDGNIVSASSTGNFLMIFRADTTGYNANAYTKKIPVAFGHNVVWDAAGQRLWTAAMDSMKVYHYNFNRDTPDLLADTSFRLPGTEAHDLYQVYGENSLWLTNLTHVYRFDVGTRQVSPGGTIQQNIKSVSSGPAGFPVILCKPKESWWTDEVIDAKGQRVFMQPGLRIYKARWVLPDSFSESKTRIPGQI
- a CDS encoding DEAD/DEAH box helicase; this translates as MQKGTYSLEDILSNLKIKTLNDMQEASVAANRQHSDVILLSATGSGKTLAFLLPVLERLDPANKKTQAMIVAPSRELALQIEKVFKLMGTGYKITATYGGHLRETEENNLVQPPAVIVGTPGRICDHIRRGNITTDTIETLVLDEFDKSLELGFQEEVSFIISSLPGVKKRILTSATEAVDIPDFVNLDNPQKLDFLPEDGTPQARLAYQQVLSPENDKVDTLFRLICHLGNRSTIVFCNHRDAVERTSTMLSEKGILNEFYHGAMEQRERDSALCKFRNGTVNVLVTTDLAARGLDIPNIRYIVHFHLPHTEDSWTHRNGRTARMEASGTAIVILAPDEKLMPYITETVDSIQLPEKAVLPEKPKWTTLFIAAGKKDKVNKIDIVGFLTQKGMLKKEDVGLIEVKDFFSFVAIVKSKASNTLHLIKDERIKNKKVKIDVAK
- a CDS encoding ADP-ribosylation/crystallin J1; the protein is MTTTLYRPVGPAELVLIEQSGWKKFPPRLPDQPIFYPVMNEEYAIQISTQWNVPAYGKGYVTRFEVNTEFLQAYPVQNVGGIIHDELWIPAEELEAFNENIVGLIEVTQRYE
- a CDS encoding TetR/AcrR family transcriptional regulator, which produces MRVKDENKLITIQEKAIEMIVREGFDGLSMHKLAKAANISVSTIYVYFKNREDLLNQLYIAVSALFAKETLHNFDPNMDFEAGLWLQWTNRYRYIQQYPLYYHFSEQFRNSPLIHHPDIKEDVFRSTMQQFVANAVRKQQIADLPEEVYWALAYGPFYILVNFHLHNAALAGKPFQLSEEKMKITFARTLQSLKK
- the pepE gene encoding dipeptidase PepE, which codes for MKHIVLASTSTLYGESYLAYLQPVMKTLFAGVSEIIFVPFARPGGISHDEYTAKAAAAFEPLQIKVKGLHTFADPAAAIREAQGFFTGGGNTFLLVKELLERGLMDKLKTAVEEGRPYMGCSAGSNIGGVSMQNTNDMPIVYPPGFQTMGLVPFNLNPHYLDPIPDLPHMGETRETRIREFHTQYTTPVLGLREGGWIHVKGDAITLEGKVSARIFEAGKTPYEVEPGSSLNFLRQS
- a CDS encoding aldose epimerase family protein, which produces MEINFRALPALMISGAAVLASCNNTAAPKETKDDTVDSTSITATTGHSYGQTDGQEVLQYTLHNGVGTEVKILNYGGIITDIITADKQGRKGNVVLSYDSLSGYQQKGQPYFGALIGRYANRIANARFKLDGKDYTLAPNDHGNTLHGGMKGFDKVIWAASQVGDSSLQLEYISKDGEEGYPGNLKATVVYTLTPDNALKISYSATADKPTPVNLTNHTYFNLSAGKDSNILNQELELKASRYTPVNDKLIPSGQLQPVKGTVMDFTTPKKVGKDIAAVKGGYDHNYVLDKTSKDLETVASLYDPASGRYMEMATTEPGVQFYSGNFLDGTLANTRNGQKYVQHAGLCLEAQHFPDSPNQSDFPNVILKPGETYTQTTVYRFSTK
- a CDS encoding RagB/SusD family nutrient uptake outer membrane protein, encoding MQPIKHILSIGIITTSLLCACKNVLDVQPQGNFTTGNYWRNQDQAVDGITGIYNILLEEDYTGFNEFVFDNSSDDQVRGGDHDYDDAIEAFTYDASTPTVKAGWRWKYETINRANNALINIPKMTNIDPVIKARCLGEARFLRAFAYWRLLLIYGEAPVITEDDVEKVNYNKPKVSSDQLRQQIEADLLAAADELPESYSETDKGRVSKGTAWGLLCKLYMEWGKLDKAILYGSKVISNPNYALAPRYSDNFSPATGNNSEMLLAVQTVDGNGYSDFITYHAPRKWNGWSFFYPTKGLVDEFEAGDPRKEICIMAPGDKVNVGTGIEIATPDLSWSGYHYKKFCSWKPSGGLNYSLKTPLMRSADIYLLVAEAKIRLNGPGAGDAEIQAVRTRASAALPPVNNAGMKELMHERRVELCGENERQQDLLRWDKAKLIDIVAINNQPKLAYDGTVMSRGGAPRKFIKPKHYYFPMPQQEIDKSKGILIQNPNY